The Megalobrama amblycephala isolate DHTTF-2021 linkage group LG20, ASM1881202v1, whole genome shotgun sequence genome includes a window with the following:
- the LOC125256041 gene encoding GTPase IMAP family member 9-like, with amino-acid sequence MSSRESRVVVRGSSRRRRKSKENPPYMSGLRIVLLGKSVSENIGVGNFLLGRSAFDSKAPPDVVERVGGRLKDRHVMVINSPQLLQTNISDHQITQTVRECVYLSDPGPHVIVLLLKHDQCSAEDQECVEKVLDSLSERVYQHTMVLTTQEPTETNDILQKIIQKCFNRHFSLQRSSSPDDLLQMFEDIVKMNDGQHLDCAEGSQYFTMKQQATERRECNDI; translated from the exons ATGTCCAGCAGAGAGAGCAGAG TTGTTGTTCGTGGTTCCTCTCGCAGGAGAAGAAAAAGCAAAGAGAATCCACCCTACA TGAGTGGTCTGAGGATCGTTCTTCTGGGGAAGAGTGTGTCAGAAAACATTGGAGTGGGAAACTTCCTGTTGGGACGATCAGCGTTTGACAGTAAAGCTCCTCCAGATGTTGTTGAGAGAGTCGGAGGAAGACTGAAGGACAGACACGTGATGGTCATCAACAGTCCTCAGCTGCTCCAGACAAACATCTCAGATCATCAGATCACACAGacagtgagagagtgtgtgtatcTGTCTGATCCAGGACCTCATGTGATCGTTCTGCTCCTCAAACATGATCagtgttcagcagaagatcagGAGTGTGTGGAGAAGGTGCTGGACTCTTTGTCTGAGAGGGTTTATCAACACACCATGGTGCTCACCACACAAGAGCCCACTGAAACCAATGACATCCTACAGAAGATCATTCAGAAATGCTTCAACAGACACTTCAGTCTTCAGAGAAGCAGCTCTCCTGATGATCTTCTGCAGATGTTTGAGGACATTGTGAAAATGAATGATGGACAACACCTGGATTGTGCAGAAGGTTCACAGTATTTCACAATGAAGCAACAAGCCACAGAAAGACGTGAGTGTAACGATATTTGA